A window of Haliscomenobacter hydrossis DSM 1100 contains these coding sequences:
- a CDS encoding carboxypeptidase-like regulatory domain-containing protein, which yields MKKLLLALVLVVCAIASAMAQKTISGKVTDQNGDVLIGASILAKGTTSGTVTDVDGTYTLNTPAGTSTLVVSYTGFKTLEVQLGAATVIDVSLEEALEELSEVVVTGLGIKKEKKALGYAVTTLGSAQIELKPEADIGRILRGKVPGVDINATSGLAGSGTNIVIRGYKSISGTNQPLFVVDGVPFNSETNSDRGFDTGGATASSRFLDLDPNNIAEVSVLKGLSATVLYGGGWPQRGYFGNHQNWRGSTQEQKNGNHPGSIFPLQRDCQ from the coding sequence ATGAAAAAACTCTTACTAGCACTTGTGCTAGTAGTCTGTGCTATTGCCTCTGCGATGGCCCAAAAGACTATTAGTGGCAAAGTGACTGATCAGAATGGTGATGTGCTCATTGGCGCAAGCATTCTGGCCAAGGGAACTACCTCCGGTACGGTGACCGACGTTGATGGGACTTACACCCTCAACACACCTGCTGGAACGAGTACATTGGTAGTCAGTTACACGGGCTTTAAAACGCTGGAGGTACAACTTGGTGCGGCTACAGTGATCGATGTATCACTAGAAGAAGCCCTGGAAGAACTCTCAGAAGTAGTTGTAACTGGTTTGGGTATCAAAAAGGAGAAAAAAGCCCTTGGATACGCCGTTACCACCTTGGGTTCAGCCCAGATTGAATTAAAACCAGAAGCGGACATAGGCCGTATCCTGCGGGGTAAAGTTCCTGGGGTGGACATCAACGCTACCTCCGGTCTTGCTGGTTCTGGAACCAACATCGTCATTCGGGGATACAAATCCATCTCCGGTACCAACCAACCTCTTTTTGTTGTCGATGGAGTACCTTTCAACTCTGAAACGAACTCCGACCGCGGGTTCGACACCGGGGGCGCTACTGCGTCAAGTCGCTTTTTGGACTTGGATCCCAACAACATCGCCGAGGTGAGTGTACTCAAAGGCTTGAGTGCTACCGTATTGTATGGGGGAGGCTGGCCGCAACGGGGTTATTTTGGTAACCACCAAAACTGGCGGGGGAGCACCCAAGAACAAAAAAATGGAAATCACCCTGGATCAATCTTTCCACTTCAACGAGATTGCCAGTAA
- a CDS encoding BT_3987 domain-containing protein, whose amino-acid sequence MKIFKYIPLMLLGGALSFLGCEDEVVNPIEGKGDNFVRIAEGANDVTIVGFSVSPGVKSARLLDLQRDANSESSLASTVGIKMKIDKAVLDAYNAAHPNDKMEELPASLYTTDPLEFSMGAGEFARGINIKLDPTKLDLTKKYGIAVSLVDASGHKIRSGLGSAVFNIVAKNDWDGRYQATGEFLHPTAGARAIDRVKDFVTVGPLSVKGELGDLGGSGYFMVLTVNADNSVSIAPSGVTPELKTDYQPNYYDPATKTFFLKYSYNTAAPRIVTEQIKLK is encoded by the coding sequence ATGAAAATTTTCAAATATATCCCTCTGATGCTTTTGGGTGGCGCGTTGAGCTTCCTGGGCTGTGAGGATGAGGTTGTTAACCCCATCGAAGGCAAGGGCGACAATTTTGTACGCATCGCTGAAGGGGCTAATGATGTAACTATCGTAGGTTTTAGCGTATCACCGGGCGTGAAATCTGCCCGTTTGCTTGACCTTCAGCGCGATGCCAACTCAGAAAGCTCTTTAGCAAGTACTGTTGGCATCAAAATGAAGATCGACAAAGCCGTGTTAGATGCTTATAATGCGGCTCATCCTAACGACAAGATGGAAGAACTGCCCGCCAGTCTGTATACCACCGACCCCCTCGAGTTTTCTATGGGTGCTGGTGAGTTTGCCCGCGGCATCAACATCAAATTGGATCCAACCAAGTTGGACCTGACCAAAAAGTACGGTATTGCAGTAAGCCTGGTGGACGCCAGTGGGCACAAAATCCGCAGTGGACTTGGTTCGGCGGTATTCAACATCGTCGCCAAAAATGATTGGGATGGTCGTTACCAGGCAACCGGGGAATTCCTGCACCCTACCGCAGGGGCTCGGGCTATCGATCGGGTTAAGGATTTTGTAACGGTTGGCCCGCTTTCGGTTAAAGGTGAATTGGGCGACTTGGGTGGTTCTGGCTATTTTATGGTTTTGACCGTGAATGCTGACAATTCGGTTTCCATAGCTCCATCGGGAGTAACACCCGAGCTCAAGACGGATTACCAACCCAATTACTACGATCCAGCGACCAAAACTTTCTTCTTGAAGTATTCGTACAATACTGCTGCGCCACGTATCGTGACCGAGCAGATCAAGCTGAAATAA
- a CDS encoding TonB-dependent receptor, with amino-acid sequence MEITLDQSFHFNEIASNPEFQNVYGNGFQNLASAAFSNWGAPFDPIYYGRNGLRDDGTIAHPYDRASAIPGFSTTWNEAFPEFKGVRYPYIAYEAPTGFFQRGQSKLTSLNVASNLGKGTSLSAAYSYLGDEGFVPNNNLDKHNFSLGLNTKLANGLTLRSTFNFITSDRNSPPSGISFNSGPTGSSLFSELFYTPRSIDVLNLPFEDPINKASVYYRGDNGIQNPFWTLKNANDNEVVRRFFGTINLGYDITDWLRIGYRLGLDTYGQNQRYAINKNGRQIPDGLLVSSNRLNYITDQLLSVSFNKDLGSNFSIDGLVGFNLRRDTRQSTFTTSTQQFVLGLLTHQNFINHNNSSSRSEENQLGALATFSLSYKDYLYLNVQARNDWTSTLEKENRSVVYPSASLSFIASEALPGITKGGVVNYLKLRLGYGTSAGYPDPYNTRSILSTSTRVFQTAGGAILNTNSVDNQFGNPNLKPEIHQELEFGVEAKFLKNRLGVDLSLYDKLSKDLIIGLQLDPSTGFTNTTINAASVSNKGIELGVNYRIISGKNLNWEISANYTRNLNIVESLYPGIEQIAFAGFSNLGNFAIPGQPYGVIQTDRVLRDDNGNPIINGQGFYQAASTIGITGNPNPDYLANAGTTVTFKGLSFNMLWSYVKGGDIYSSTASTLYARGLLEDTGFDRFVPVIVEGVKADGTPNDIQITSTTHFWQNTGVFISENKIFDGTYLKLREVSLSYDLPKKWLEKSPFGQIQFSLSGQNLWFRAFNFPRSANFDPEVLSLGVGNGRGFEYLNVPTSKKYGASLRVTF; translated from the coding sequence ATGGAAATCACCCTGGATCAATCTTTCCACTTCAACGAGATTGCCAGTAACCCGGAATTCCAGAATGTTTACGGCAACGGGTTCCAAAACCTCGCTTCTGCGGCATTCAGTAACTGGGGTGCGCCTTTCGATCCAATTTATTATGGACGCAATGGTTTGAGGGATGATGGTACCATCGCTCACCCTTATGACCGTGCATCGGCGATCCCGGGATTTTCGACGACCTGGAACGAAGCATTCCCCGAGTTCAAAGGCGTGCGTTATCCTTACATCGCTTACGAAGCGCCTACTGGATTTTTCCAAAGAGGTCAATCCAAGCTGACTTCTTTGAACGTGGCGTCTAACCTGGGCAAAGGAACTTCTTTGAGTGCAGCGTACAGCTACCTGGGGGATGAAGGTTTTGTACCCAACAACAACCTGGACAAGCACAACTTCAGCTTGGGCCTCAACACCAAGTTGGCCAACGGCTTGACCTTGCGCTCTACCTTCAACTTCATTACTTCCGACCGCAACTCGCCACCTTCTGGCATCAGCTTCAACTCTGGTCCTACCGGTTCATCCCTGTTCTCAGAGTTGTTCTATACTCCACGGAGTATCGACGTGTTGAACCTGCCTTTTGAAGATCCTATCAACAAGGCCAGTGTATACTACCGTGGCGACAATGGTATTCAGAACCCTTTCTGGACCCTGAAAAATGCCAACGACAATGAAGTGGTACGCCGTTTCTTCGGAACCATCAACCTGGGGTATGACATTACCGACTGGTTGAGAATCGGTTACCGCCTGGGCTTGGACACCTATGGACAAAACCAGCGGTACGCGATCAACAAAAACGGCCGCCAGATTCCTGATGGTTTGTTGGTTTCGTCCAATCGCTTGAATTACATTACCGATCAATTGCTGAGCGTGTCGTTCAACAAGGACTTGGGGAGCAATTTCAGCATCGACGGTTTGGTCGGATTCAACCTACGCCGCGATACCCGTCAATCTACCTTCACCACTAGTACCCAACAGTTTGTATTGGGCTTGTTGACGCACCAGAACTTCATCAACCACAACAACTCTTCTTCTCGTTCAGAAGAAAACCAGTTGGGTGCATTGGCTACCTTTTCCTTGAGCTATAAGGATTATCTGTACCTCAACGTACAAGCGCGGAACGACTGGACTTCTACTTTGGAAAAAGAAAACCGCTCGGTTGTGTATCCATCTGCGAGTTTGTCCTTCATCGCTTCCGAAGCGCTGCCTGGTATCACCAAAGGAGGCGTTGTCAATTACCTGAAGCTGCGTTTGGGTTATGGTACCTCGGCTGGTTATCCCGACCCGTACAATACCCGCAGTATTTTGTCTACCAGTACCCGCGTTTTCCAAACTGCGGGTGGGGCCATCCTGAATACCAACTCGGTTGACAACCAGTTTGGTAACCCAAACCTGAAACCGGAGATCCATCAGGAATTGGAATTTGGGGTAGAAGCCAAGTTTTTGAAAAACCGCCTAGGGGTTGACCTTTCTTTGTACGACAAATTGTCGAAAGACCTCATCATTGGTTTGCAATTGGATCCATCCACCGGATTTACCAATACGACCATCAACGCGGCCAGTGTAAGCAACAAGGGGATTGAACTTGGGGTGAATTACCGCATCATCAGCGGCAAAAACCTCAATTGGGAAATTTCTGCGAACTATACCCGCAACCTCAATATTGTTGAAAGTTTGTATCCCGGTATCGAACAAATTGCCTTTGCTGGATTTTCTAATTTGGGCAACTTTGCGATTCCAGGGCAACCTTATGGTGTGATTCAGACGGACCGCGTGCTTAGAGACGATAACGGCAATCCAATCATCAACGGTCAAGGTTTCTACCAAGCTGCCTCAACCATTGGCATCACCGGCAATCCAAACCCGGATTATTTGGCCAATGCGGGAACCACCGTTACATTCAAAGGTTTGTCCTTTAATATGTTGTGGTCTTACGTGAAAGGAGGAGACATTTATTCCTCTACTGCATCTACGTTGTATGCTCGTGGTTTGTTGGAAGATACCGGATTTGACCGTTTTGTGCCTGTGATTGTAGAAGGGGTAAAAGCCGATGGAACACCCAACGACATCCAGATCACTTCGACTACCCACTTCTGGCAAAACACCGGGGTGTTCATTAGCGAGAACAAAATTTTCGATGGAACCTACCTGAAGCTGCGGGAAGTATCACTTTCTTATGACCTTCCCAAGAAGTGGTTGGAAAAATCACCATTTGGCCAAATCCAGTTCTCTCTTTCTGGACAGAACCTGTGGTTCAGAGCCTTCAACTTCCCCAGAAGTGCCAACTTCGATCCAGAAGTACTCAGCTTGGGTGTAGGCAATGGTCGTGGATTTGAATACCTTAACGTGCCTACCTCTAAGAAGTACGGCGCCAGCTTGCGGGTAACATTCTAA